A stretch of Spirochaetota bacterium DNA encodes these proteins:
- a CDS encoding SCP2 sterol-binding domain-containing protein translates to MEYWGVKVEDIFDTMNDRFRPEGAKGVTAKFGYDITGDGKWKIIVSEGLLEVIKTDDLSDCAAVMVCDGETFVGINIGKVDAANAFTSGKVKIEGDFGQFGKTAKMFKKYVPKKAAMSTRDYILDMFGTLVSRFQPQNAPQEAVIVYDIGGADGGVWTAYIKDGKCELKEERAEKFTVKLEVQEAKDWVDVMLGKVDAFSLLSAGKAAIVGETQLALKLGEIFGKYQDPMASGTPEQELIVLKKIISVDQKFSTGPVMGKFLNALKEKKILGNKCPKCGRIQLPAREVCAECRVRVDEWVEVGPKGQVRYMEYVYYASPDPLTGETRETPYGMANILLDGCQGNDTFAHLIRRDQIDRIKGGKDDVSGTRVRPVWNEHRTGSIFDIKYFEIDE, encoded by the coding sequence ATGGAATACTGGGGTGTTAAAGTAGAAGATATATTTGATACAATGAACGATCGATTCAGACCGGAAGGTGCAAAAGGTGTTACTGCAAAGTTTGGATATGATATTACTGGTGACGGTAAATGGAAAATCATTGTATCTGAAGGATTGCTTGAAGTCATTAAAACAGATGATTTAAGCGATTGTGCTGCAGTGATGGTATGCGATGGAGAGACATTTGTTGGGATTAATATTGGCAAGGTTGATGCGGCAAATGCCTTTACTTCTGGTAAGGTAAAAATTGAGGGGGATTTTGGACAATTTGGGAAGACTGCAAAGATGTTTAAAAAGTATGTACCAAAGAAAGCTGCCATGTCCACTCGGGATTATATTCTGGATATGTTTGGTACTCTTGTTTCTCGTTTTCAGCCGCAGAATGCCCCACAGGAGGCTGTCATTGTGTATGATATAGGTGGTGCTGATGGTGGTGTGTGGACGGCATACATTAAAGATGGGAAGTGCGAATTAAAAGAAGAACGAGCAGAAAAGTTTACCGTTAAACTGGAGGTTCAGGAAGCTAAAGATTGGGTGGATGTGATGTTGGGTAAGGTTGATGCGTTTTCACTGCTATCTGCAGGGAAGGCAGCTATAGTTGGTGAAACGCAGCTGGCATTGAAGTTAGGTGAGATATTTGGAAAGTATCAGGACCCAATGGCTAGCGGTACACCAGAACAGGAACTCATTGTACTGAAAAAGATAATTTCTGTTGATCAGAAGTTTTCAACTGGACCTGTAATGGGAAAATTTTTGAATGCACTGAAAGAAAAGAAGATCCTTGGCAATAAATGCCCCAAATGCGGGCGAATCCAATTGCCCGCACGAGAAGTATGTGCAGAATGCCGTGTTCGTGTGGATGAATGGGTTGAAGTTGGTCCAAAGGGTCAGGTCCGTTATATGGAATATGTATATTATGCCAGCCCTGATCCATTAACAGGCGAAACACGGGAAACGCCGTATGGAATGGCAAACATATTGTTAGATGGTTGTCAGGGTAACGACACATTTGCGCATTTAATCCGCAGGGACCAGATAGACAGGATAAAAGGCGGTAAAGATGATGTTTCAGGTACACGTGTACGCCCGGTGTGGAATGAACACCGTACTGGAAGCATCTTTGATATCAAATATTTTGAGATTGATGAGTGA
- a CDS encoding thiolase family protein has product MAHKKNRNVAIIGVGQTKHSSHREDVNQPEMIHEAVSAALKDANLSIKDIDCIVHGNMELFEMIHQPDLWHVLGTGAYGKDSIRITTGGTVGTTLACASDNLVASGMYDIVMAIGFEKLQEGHTTGGITNMADPLWFRNLQTGALTGSTAYDVIQEFGEDRAKRAAMMYRIVMDKHACLNPNAHRAFGLDFDQVETLMNTSPQLVGELRLIHMCSQSDGACAVIFACEKKAKELSKKPVWIRDHITIHREETFNIFGYHKDFPVLKTHKFAAEQLFKRNDIKNPLEYFDVFEMYDPAAWWGLDWLRDFFFLKGDEHLRLVENKEIMIGGSMPINPSGGVIATNPIGATALLRVAEAALQVRGDAGAHQIPKEVKHALASGFGGTMWTVLMMLEKELSW; this is encoded by the coding sequence ATGGCACATAAAAAGAACAGAAATGTTGCAATTATAGGTGTTGGACAGACTAAACATTCAAGCCATAGAGAGGATGTCAATCAGCCTGAGATGATTCATGAAGCAGTATCTGCTGCTCTTAAAGATGCTAATTTAAGCATCAAGGATATTGACTGCATAGTGCATGGTAATATGGAACTATTTGAGATGATTCACCAGCCGGATTTATGGCATGTGCTGGGAACAGGAGCGTATGGAAAGGACAGCATCAGAATAACGACTGGTGGAACAGTGGGTACAACGTTAGCGTGTGCCAGTGACAATCTGGTTGCGTCAGGAATGTATGATATCGTTATGGCTATTGGATTTGAAAAACTGCAGGAAGGCCATACAACAGGTGGTATCACCAATATGGCCGATCCCCTATGGTTCAGGAATCTGCAGACCGGTGCATTAACAGGTTCTACTGCTTACGATGTCATTCAGGAATTTGGTGAAGACAGAGCAAAACGTGCTGCAATGATGTATCGTATTGTCATGGATAAGCATGCATGTTTAAATCCTAATGCACACAGAGCATTTGGTCTGGATTTTGATCAGGTTGAAACTTTGATGAATACGTCACCACAGCTTGTTGGTGAGCTAAGGCTTATACATATGTGTTCACAGTCGGATGGTGCCTGTGCAGTAATATTTGCCTGCGAGAAAAAGGCTAAGGAACTATCGAAAAAACCTGTATGGATACGGGATCACATTACTATTCATCGTGAAGAAACATTCAATATATTTGGCTATCACAAGGATTTTCCTGTGTTGAAGACTCATAAATTTGCTGCAGAGCAACTCTTCAAACGTAATGATATTAAGAACCCACTGGAATATTTCGATGTGTTTGAAATGTATGATCCTGCTGCATGGTGGGGACTGGATTGGTTGAGAGACTTCTTCTTCCTGAAAGGTGATGAACATCTTCGTTTGGTAGAAAATAAGGAGATCATGATCGGCGGTTCAATGCCAATCAATCCTTCAGGAGGAGTTATTGCTACAAATCCTATAGGTGCCACTGCATTATTGCGGGTTGCTGAAGCAGCGTTGCAGGTTAGAGGCGATGCAGGTGCACATCAAATTCCAAAAGAAGTTAAGCATGCCTTAGCTTCTGGATTTGGTGGTACCATGTGGACTGTTTTGATGATGCTAGAAAAAGAATTAAGCTGGTAG